From Watersipora subatra chromosome 2, tzWatSuba1.1, whole genome shotgun sequence, one genomic window encodes:
- the LOC137387939 gene encoding A disintegrin and metalloproteinase with thrombospondin motifs adt-2-like, translating into MNEHCGAPANTCSTQRPCLVFQEGSCVAGSRVVCLGSNPSASGCGLQSTLDTINNMCALVSGVAVNSIIGTGSTCGTFAGGSTATFAVIDNLASSGSLTSAEVLIVGSSTATRTGSCTAEQTARCPNAVAGATNTIWSFGVTSCDCSCLSWSTWSSCQASCTRTRSRTCSGASGLSCPTETETSNCTGDLCLGCSCSPTWSQWGSCSSSCVGGVSMRSRSCASLTSTPCESIKETRSCGSGNCVDGSAFRCNCGGWTSWAACSNTCGSGIQTRNRACDPIPGGPPFGSCPSDIFATNETRTCNGSAPGCGSGGSGGGGGGGGGGGGSVSCSCTDFVMTGTCQGTCGRGTQQYTRTCNSACPSGTVTLQTGTCDTGRSCGGNGGSSGGSGGGTSGGCSCQEWKDNECSVTCGTGLTIQTRSCSNCDDNTLRSRYANCFKPSCTSDGGGRQRCAWLRTRAARRACRRNRRRSRN; encoded by the exons ATGAATGAgcattgtg GCGCCCCAGCAAACACCTGCTCAACACAAAGACCATGCCTTGTTTTTCAAGAAGGTTCTTGCGTAGCTGGATCTAGGGTGGTATGTCTCGGTTCTAACCCTTCAGCGTCAGGATGCGGTCTCCAGAGTACATTAGATACAATCAACAACATGTGTGCACTAGTCTCAg GTGTAGCTGTCAACTCCATTATTGGCACAGGAAGCACTTGTGGAACATTTGCCGGTGGATCGACTGCTACATTTGCAGTCATAGACAACCTCGCCTCgt CTGGCAGTCTAACATCGGCAGAAGTTTTGATTGTTGGAAGTTCAACAGCTACTCGGACAGGATCTTGTACTGCTGAACAAACAGCTCGATGCCCAAATGCTGTGGCAGGTGCCACCAACACCATCTGGAGTTTTGGTGTAACATCCT gTGACTGCAGCTGCTTGAGTTGGTCAACCTGGAGCAGCTGTCAGGCTTCTTGTACAAGAACCAGAAGCCGAACCTGCTCAGGAGCGTCAGGCCTGTCATGTCCTACAGAAACGGAGACTAGTAATTGTACCGGTGATCTG TGTCTTGGTTGTTCCTGCTCTCCAACATGGTCACAATGGGGTAGTTGTTCAAGCAGCTGTGTAGGTGGAGTCAGCATGAGATCTAGGAGTTGCGCTTCACTCACATCAACACCGTGTGAGTCGATCAAGGAGACCAGATCCTGTGGTTCT GGGAACTGTGTAGATGGCTCCGCATTTCGGTGCAACTGTGGCGGTTGGACTAGCTGGGCAGCTTGCAGTAACACATGTGGTTCAGGAATTCAGACTAGAAATCGTGCGTGCGATCCGATACCAGGTGGTCCACCATTTGGAAGTTGCCCTTCCGACATATTCGCAACAAATGAGACTCGTACCTGCAATGGATCG GCTCCAGGATGTGGCTCAGGGGGCAGTGGTGGTGGcggaggaggaggaggaggaggagggGGTAGTGTCAGTTGTTCTTGCACAGATTTCGTTATGACTGGAACCTGCCAAGGAACCTGTGGTAGAGGAACCCAGCAATACACCAGAACATGCAACTCAGCCTGTCCGTCAGGAACTGTAACTCTACAAACAGGCACCTGCGACACAGGGAGA TCTTGCGGTGGAAATGGAGGCagcagtggtggcagtggtggaGGAACTAGCGGTGGTTGTTCCTGCCAGGAGTGGAAGGACAATGAATGTTCTGTGACCTGTGGAACTGGCCTTACGATTCAGACACGCAGCTGCAGTAactgtgatgataacactctgcGCAGCAGATATGCTAACTGCTTTAAACCT AGCTGCACCTCTGATGGTGGAGGCCGACAAAGATGCGCTTGGCTAAGAACTCGAGCTGCGAGAAGAGCTTGCAGACGAAACCGGCGTAGATCGAGAAATTAA